A region of the Dehalococcoidales bacterium genome:
GCTCTAGACTCGTTACGCATATTACAGGAAGAAAGAGTTCCGGTCATCTTCTGCTCTGCCAAAACGATGGGTGAACAGCAGGTTTACCGGCAAGAGCTGAATATAGGCGATCCCTTTATTGTTGAGAACGGGGCGGCTGTTTTCATTCCTAAAGACTATTTCCGTTTCCCATTCTCCTTCAGTAGGACTACTGACGACTGCTTCGTCATTGAGCTTGGTATCTCGTATCAAGAAGTGAGGGAGAAGCTGAAAACATCAATCGATAGATGTGAGGCTAAAATTACCTGCTTCGGGGACCTCAGCAACGAAGAGGTGTCTAAAGTAACCGGCTTGAACCTGTTAATGGCCGAGCTCGCCAGGAAAAGGGAATATAGTGAGACTCTGATAATAGAGGGGAACAGAAAACAGATAAAAGCGGCGCTGGATGTTATCACAGAAAGCGGTTTGAGTTATACCTACGGAGGCAAGTTCTACGAAGTATATCAGGGTGGCGATAAGGGTAAAGCGGTAAAGATCCTGATCGAGCTTTTCAAACTGAATTTCGGTAGTGTTACCACGACTGGCATCGGCGATAGCCCTAATGATGTAGGCATGCTGAACGAAGTAGACCTACCGTTACTGGTGCAGACGGAAGGCAATCGGTGGAATAGACTGAAGGTTAAGAATCTAAAACGTGCCAAGGGGGTTGGCCCCGAGGGATGGTCTCAGGCAATTGCCGAGCTATTCGGTCCGAAATAGGGGCTGTTGAAGTAGAGTACCGACCATATCCGGTGTAGTGAATCGAAGACTAGAACTTAATCTTCAAGCTCACAATTTCGAAAGGTTTTACCTGCAGCACGATCCTGCGGCCCCGGTGTTTGATGTCTCCCTCTTCCACTTCCAGGAGATTGACCGTTTTCACTGCACTGGGCTCTTTGTATAGAGTGATTACTCCGCTGGTCTTCTTCCCCTTAGTTTCAAAGAGTCTTAAGATTATCTCGTCGCTATCCTCTGCCTTCTTGAATACCACCAGTATAAGGCTTTCCGGCTTTACTTCAACGAAAGAGAACCGGTAGGGCAGGCTGCCTTTCCTCCTTTTTTCCACGGGTAGCTGGAAGCCGGACAAACCATAGTTGAATTCGTATGCCGGCTTAAAAGAGTCGGCGTCTTTCCATCCCTTCTGATGGGGGAAGAGGGCATATTCAAAGGTATAGTGCTTGAATTCCTGGGCATCTGGGGTAGGAATGGCAGGACCGATGATGCCATCGGAAGCCAGCATTAGTATACTTCGCAGCAGGGTTAGGTAGATATTGCCGTCCCTTATTTCGTGTGAAGGCAGCCCCTTATTGATCAGGGTTATCCCCCTGTCTTTGTCCGAATAGTCTACCCAGTGCAGTGCCGGATAGACTCCTGAAGGTTGTTCCACCCATTTGTCCCTGGTCTTTTTGTAGTACTGGTCGACGGGGCGTGCTATCACTCCGAACTGAGTTTCCGATTGATAATTAGGCGACTTTATGTTTGTGGAAAACCGCATCCTCATTCGAACCTGAGGGTGCCGGTTGTCGATGTTGGTTATAAAGTCAATACGCGGTACGTCATTGTAAATGATAATCCTCTTATGCATAGAGAGGTATTTATGACGCCATATCAGGGGCCTCAGTTTCTTTAACAGCCGATAGGGCCACCTCAGTGAGAAGAACTCACTCTCAACCTCAATTACTCTCCGGAGCGGGGTCTTAACAATCTTGAAGCTCTTGGTTCGAAATTGACCGAAGGTTACCCCCTCTTCGCCGCCCTCGGTTCCTAACGGCTCACCCAGATTTTCACGATGATAATACAGGTCGCCTATCTCTTCTTCCATTACCAGTTCGTTACCGTTTACCAATCGTTTGCCGTCCTGAAAAACATCGATCAGACCATTGGCAGGATTCACTCTGACCTTAAAGAACTGGTTTTCAATGGTATTGCCGGAAATTATTATCCGGGGAGCCGCCCCGTCGCGTGGGTTTCTCCGAATTATCTTGTAGGTGCGGTATCCCAGAGCCGGTACCGTGGCTACGAAACCCAGCTTAACCGTTTGATAGGAATCATCGGCGTAACGGGAGAAATCCAGGATCTCCACCTCTGTTTCTTCCCTGCCGCTGCGCAGTCCCCCGATTCTCTTTATCTTACCTCTGTCGAAGCCCATCTCCACTTCAACCCAGTTTTTGACTTCCCATGACAGTGGATTGAAAACGATGACATCTTCCTGCACCTGAAGGTTCTGGGAAATAATCGAGCAAAAGTTCTGCAGGAACTGTTGGAGGTGGTTCTGCAAATAGCTGAAATTATCCCTGGCTTCCTCATAGCCTTCATCCATACCGGTTCCGGGAGCGACGTCATGAAAGGCTCCCCACAGTACCTTCTGCCAGCTATTCCTGAACTCGTAGTTAGGGTAAGGGATTCCTAACAGCCAGGAAACAGACGCCCACCTCTCGCATGTCAGCAGCAGGTTTTCGTATTTCCTGAGCTCCTGCTTTATCCAGATTCGACTGGAAGTAGTATTGGGGAAGACCTGAGAATATCGCCCCGAGTAAAGTTCTCCGCGGCAGGTTTTTAGTTTATCGGCAGATTTCCCGACCTGAGTGAAGAAACCGGAGACGGTGGCGATTTTCATTTGCGAGTCCTGGTGATTCTTGTTCCATCTGTTTACCACTCTGAATATCTTGGTCTGGGGTGGTATTGAACCGCTGCCGGAAGGCATCAGGATATGGCGTGTCGCTGCGGCATCTTTCAGCAGCTTGAAGTTTTCCTCAAGTCTGTCGAAATCAAGTCCGGCCCGATAACCGAGAGGCATCCAATGGGATAATATCCTGGTTCCGTCCAGCCCCTGCCACCAGAATTCGGAGGGTTTGTCTCGATTTGCTCCACGGCGAAAAGCAAAATACTTATACCCCGATTTTCGGTAGATCTGGGGCATCTGGGCATTATAACCGAAGCTGTCGGCCCCCCACATGACGGGAACGTCGGTGCCGAATTTCTCTCTGGCATACCTCTTGCCCAGCATTATCTCCCTGACCAGGGTTTCCCCGTTGGGTATCATCGTGTCTGCCATGAGATATTCGCCGCCGGCAATTTCAATCTTGCCGGCTTTGATGCATTTTGCCAGTCTGTTGAAGAGGTGTGGATTTCTCCTCTCAATCTCTTCCAGAAGCGCAGTCTGCTCGATGAGGAATTTGTAGTCTCTGTTTTCGACCAGATCCAGGGCTTGTTTGATAATAAGATCGATGTTGATATAAAAGTAGTCTTCTTTGGTCAGAGCCCAGACAGCATCATAATGAGAATGAGGTACCAGGTATATCTTATCCATATCACCCTTTGTGCGCTGATTTCAGCGAGGACAGCTATTTTCTGTTTGGACGTATTATACAACATAATCTGGCAACCAGGAACCCACCGATCAGATAATCTCTAAAGATATATTGACATAAACGCTGTAGCTATAGTAATATATTTCGAAAAAACTAATCTCCGAGCTACTTTATACCTAAAGGTCATCCTATGGTGAGTAGCCGTGAGGGTATCACTAGAAATGGTGATGCCTCCCGTGTTAGGAAAGGAGATTTATGTCGGCCATCATATTCTCACCTTATGATAACCATCCTGATATCAGATTTTCATTTTTCGCACCCTGTTTTACCGACAGCCGGAGGTTGGATTGGTAAAACAGTGGCTGAAATCCAATAAACTGACGCTGACCTTCATACTACTCGGGGCGATCATTTTCCTGTTTATTATCGTGCCTCTATTCCGTATGATTTTTGCCTCCGACCCGGGCATATTGAGAGAAACCCTGTTCGACCCCGAGGTAACCAAAGCGATATTGCTTACCCTGTGGGCGGCTCTTATCGCCACCGGGATTGGTTTCGTACTCGGGGTGCCTTTAGCTTACCTACTGGCCCGTTATGAATTCCGGGGCAAGAGAATAGTCGAGGGATTGATTGATGTCCCGATAGTCGTCCCCCATACCGCTGCCGGTATCGCGTTGCTCTTTGTCTTTGGTCGCAACTTTTTTATGGGCAGTATTTTCGGTTCAGTAGGCATTCAGTTTGTCGATTCTATGGCCGGTATCGTGGTAGCTATGCTGTTTGTCAGTGTGCCTTTCCTGATAGACTCGGCTAAGGATGGTTTCAAAAAGGTAGATATTAGACTGGAGAAGGTAGCCCGTACCCTGGGTGCTTCATCCTGGCAGACATTCTTCATGGTTTCCTTTCCGTTGGCCTGGAGAAGCATACTCTCCGGAAATATAATGATGTGGGCCCGCGGCATAAGCGAGTTCGGGGCGGTTATCATTCTTGCCTATCACCCCATGATTGCCCCGACGCTAATCTACGAACGGTTTGAAACCTATGGCCTGACCTATTCAAGACCGGTAGCGGTATTACTGATTATAATAAGTCTGATTATCTTTGTCGTACTGAGGACTCTGGTGCAGCGAGGGAAGCAAAGATGATCAGGGTAAGGCACCTTTGGGTAGATCTAGGTGAATTCGTATTGAAAGATGCGAACATGGATATCAATCAGGGGGAGTACTTCGTCATTTTAGGGCCTACCGGGGCCGGGAAAACGGTTCTGCTCGAATCTATCGCCGGCCTCTATCCGCTCAGGGAGGGTCGCATATGGCTTAACGATGAAGAGGTTACGAGACTTGAACCTGAAAAGCGTGGCATCAGCATCGTCTACCAGGACCAGATGCTTTTCCCCCACCTCTCGGTCAGGGATAATATTACCTTCGGTCTGAGAATCCGCAAGATGAAACCTGCTGAAATCGAGCGTACTTTAAGCTGGCTGGCAGGGTTGCTGGATATACATCACCTGCTTGGCCGCAAGCCGGATACTCTCAGTGGCGGAGAGAAGCAGAAGGTGGCCCTGGCCCGGGCTTTGAGCGTTAAGCCTAAGTTGCTTTTGCTGGACGAACCGCTCAGCGCTCTAGACCCAAACAGTCGTGAGATACTCCAGCGTGAACTACGTAATATACATGAAGAGTACCGGGTAACTACGGTCCACGTTACTCATGATTTTGAGGAGGCGATTGCTCTGGCTGATCGTGTTGCTGTAATCGGAGACGGTTGTGTCCAGCAGGTAGGCACTCCGGAGCAGATATTCCGCCAGCCCGGTTCGGAGTTCGTCGCTCGCTTCGCCATGGTGAGGAATATCTTTCGAGGTGAGGTAATTGAAGGTGAAAATGGAGATGCCCTCTTCTGCGTCGATGGGGTGAGTCTGTCTGTTGTCACCGGCTACCGCGGATTTTATCATGCTTCACTCCGTCCCGAGGATATCATCGTTTCCCATGCTCCCTTTCCCTCAAGCGCCCGCAACTCGTTTGGGGGGCAGATAACCGCTATTGCCGATAAAGGTTCCACTCTTCTGCTTACGGTAAGGGTCCCTCCCGATTTCATCTGCCTTATTACCCGAAATTCTTTCGATGCCATGGATCTGTCGATAGGTGATAAAGTCTATATCACTTTCAAGGCATCTGCGGTCAATATCTTCTAGAGGGGGATTGTCATGTGATAAATTAAATGTCTGATGAGTCCTTTTTCCCATAACTCAATATCTATCTGGAGGTTGGTAAGATGAAAAAAAGATTTTCTGTAGTCGTTCTTTGTCTGGCAGCAAGCCTTGCACTGAGTCTGGCGGTAGGATGTACCCGTCAGCCGGCTGACGAACCGGAGCTGTCAGGAACGCTGCACGTATTTCATGCGGGGAGCTTAGCGGCGCCATTCGATGAAATAACACAAGGGTTCAATGAACTCTATCCCGACGTAGAGGTGCTGGCTGAAGGAGCCGGAAGCGCCACCACTATTCGTAAGGTCACCGAACTAGGTAAAGACTGTGGAGTGATTGGTTCCGCAGACTACCTGTTGATTCCCCAGCTCATGTTTCCCGACTATGCCGACTGGTACATTATCTTTGCCACCAATCAAATGTGCATTGCTTATAACGACGGTTCTCAATATGCCGATGAGATAGATGGCGACAACTGGTATGAGATACTGCAGAGAGAAGGGGTCACCTATGGGCGTAGTGATCCCGACCAGGACCCGTGCGGCTACCGGACACTGATGGTATGGCAGCTGGCGGAAGAACACTATGACGTACCCGGGTTATACGATGCACTTTATCAGGCTGAAGGGGATTTAATGCGCCCGAAGTCTGTCGACCTGATTGCTCTTCTGGAATCCGGCGATCTGGACTACGCCTTTGAATACACCTCGGTAGCTGCCGAGCAAGGATTGGAATACGTAGAACTACCGTCTGAAATAAACCTGTCCGACGAGACCTACAGCGAATTCTATGATACCGCCGTGGTGGAAATCGCCGGTACCGAGCCGGGGACTACCATCGAACAGAGGGGGACGGCTATCGTTTATGGAGTTACCATACCTACCGGCTCACCTGAGTACGACCTGGGCTTAGCCTGGATCGATTATCTTCTCAGCGACGCGGGTGTAGCGGTTATGGAAGCATACGGTCAGCCGGCCGTTGTTCCCGCCCAGACTAACGACGCCGGTAAAGTGCCCGAGCTGCTTCGAATATATCTCGATTAGCGAATTTACTGCGATAGCTCTACATAATGTAGTTGAGAGCTGTATTCAGCCGGGATTGAAGGGTATCTGATCCGTCCGCCGGGTCGGGTACCCTTCCGTCCAATTAGTATATTGACAATAGGCGATAGTGGTGCTATGTTGTAGCCCTACGCCGGACCGATTCATCCGGCAGGGAGGTGCGAGATAAAAATTAGTGCACGGAACATACTCAAGGGTAAGGTGAAGAGCGTCAAACCGGGTGTGGTCAATACGGAGGTGGTGATTGAACTCTCCGGCGGGGAGATTGTAACGTCGATCATTACAAAGGAGTCCGCCGAGGGATTATCACTGGCTCCGGGTAAAAGTGTCTACGCCGTCATCAAAGCCTCGAATGTGATGATTGCCATTGATTGATGGCTATACCACCCCTAATCCTGATCTCGGGATTGAATTCGTAAAGTTCCTTCTGGGACCGGAAGGGCAGGGGATAATGACCTCGAACGACCATCCCATAATATCCCCGGCCATTACTAATAATCCCCGGAGCCTGCCTTCCGGAATTGAGCAATTAGTGCGTTGAAAAGCAGGCTCCGGTCTTAAATGTTACCCTTCAGATGTGGAGAAGCAGTATACCCGCCAGCGAATGGTTTCAGGAGGACTCTACCTGTATCCCCCTGGAAATAGCCCAGGCAATACCGGCTTCAATATCTTCTTCCTGGCCCTCGATCTCAATGATAACCCAGCCCCGGTCGCCGGTTATATTGGCCTGACGGATATTGGTTGCCAGGTTGAAATTACGGCTCAGCGTATATATGACCGGTTCCGATATTACTTCCCTGGGATAGGTAAACATCACCTTTCTTTTGGCCATATTCTGTTTCCCTCTCGTTTCCAATCGGGTGGAGTTGCCCCTTTCCACAAGCGCAAAGTGCTACAGGCGGCATAATGGATAGTATTAAGCGCTCTTCTTCTTGAAGTATTTCTCCACTATATTCAGTAAGTCCTTGGAACGGACAGGCTTACTAACATACTCGTCAAACTGATAGTCGAAAGGCTGCCCCAGCGATTCAGAAAAGCTGGTTATAGCTACAATCGGGATTCCGGAAAGGGCTTCATCCTTCTTAAATTGCTCTGCGGCGCTGAATCCGTCCCGTACCGGCATCATGATATCCAGAAGAATCAGGTCAGGCTTATCTTTCTTTGCTTTTTGTAAACCCTCGTCACCATTATAGGCCACCACTACTTCATAGAGCTTGCTTCTCAGTACCTTACTCATGACCTGGACTAGTTCGGCATCATCGTCGACAATCAGAATTTTTGGCGTCTTACTCATAGCATTACTCCTTTCATTTTTTAATAGCCTCCTGTTTGATGGCTTGCCGATCACTGGTACCTGCCTGTTTCTTCCTGGGTAGCGTGAAGCTGAATCTGCTACCCTTACCGGTTTCAGAACACGGGCTTTCTGCCCATATTTTACCATTGTGAGCTTCAATAATACGCTTGCATATGGATAACCCCAGTCCGGTACCGCGCTCCAGAGAGCCTTTGCTGCGGAAGAAATCGTCAAAGACATGGGGTAAGTCCCCGGCAGAAATCCCTATACCGTTATCGATAACTTCCACCTTTACTTCGTTACGGCTATCAA
Encoded here:
- a CDS encoding ABC transporter ATP-binding protein; its protein translation is MKDANMDINQGEYFVILGPTGAGKTVLLESIAGLYPLREGRIWLNDEEVTRLEPEKRGISIVYQDQMLFPHLSVRDNITFGLRIRKMKPAEIERTLSWLAGLLDIHHLLGRKPDTLSGGEKQKVALARALSVKPKLLLLDEPLSALDPNSREILQRELRNIHEEYRVTTVHVTHDFEEAIALADRVAVIGDGCVQQVGTPEQIFRQPGSEFVARFAMVRNIFRGEVIEGENGDALFCVDGVSLSVVTGYRGFYHASLRPEDIIVSHAPFPSSARNSFGGQITAIADKGSTLLLTVRVPPDFICLITRNSFDAMDLSIGDKVYITFKASAVNIF
- a CDS encoding ABC transporter permease; amino-acid sequence: MVKQWLKSNKLTLTFILLGAIIFLFIIVPLFRMIFASDPGILRETLFDPEVTKAILLTLWAALIATGIGFVLGVPLAYLLARYEFRGKRIVEGLIDVPIVVPHTAAGIALLFVFGRNFFMGSIFGSVGIQFVDSMAGIVVAMLFVSVPFLIDSAKDGFKKVDIRLEKVARTLGASSWQTFFMVSFPLAWRSILSGNIMMWARGISEFGAVIILAYHPMIAPTLIYERFETYGLTYSRPVAVLLIIISLIIFVVLRTLVQRGKQR
- a CDS encoding response regulator, yielding MSKTPKILIVDDDAELVQVMSKVLRSKLYEVVVAYNGDEGLQKAKKDKPDLILLDIMMPVRDGFSAAEQFKKDEALSGIPIVAITSFSESLGQPFDYQFDEYVSKPVRSKDLLNIVEKYFKKKSA
- a CDS encoding TOBE domain-containing protein, with protein sequence MSARNILKGKVKSVKPGVVNTEVVIELSGGEIVTSIITKESAEGLSLAPGKSVYAVIKASNVMIAID
- a CDS encoding glycoside hydrolase family 38 C-terminal domain-containing protein, with the translated sequence MDKIYLVPHSHYDAVWALTKEDYFYINIDLIIKQALDLVENRDYKFLIEQTALLEEIERRNPHLFNRLAKCIKAGKIEIAGGEYLMADTMIPNGETLVREIMLGKRYAREKFGTDVPVMWGADSFGYNAQMPQIYRKSGYKYFAFRRGANRDKPSEFWWQGLDGTRILSHWMPLGYRAGLDFDRLEENFKLLKDAAATRHILMPSGSGSIPPQTKIFRVVNRWNKNHQDSQMKIATVSGFFTQVGKSADKLKTCRGELYSGRYSQVFPNTTSSRIWIKQELRKYENLLLTCERWASVSWLLGIPYPNYEFRNSWQKVLWGAFHDVAPGTGMDEGYEEARDNFSYLQNHLQQFLQNFCSIISQNLQVQEDVIVFNPLSWEVKNWVEVEMGFDRGKIKRIGGLRSGREETEVEILDFSRYADDSYQTVKLGFVATVPALGYRTYKIIRRNPRDGAAPRIIISGNTIENQFFKVRVNPANGLIDVFQDGKRLVNGNELVMEEEIGDLYYHRENLGEPLGTEGGEEGVTFGQFRTKSFKIVKTPLRRVIEVESEFFSLRWPYRLLKKLRPLIWRHKYLSMHKRIIIYNDVPRIDFITNIDNRHPQVRMRMRFSTNIKSPNYQSETQFGVIARPVDQYYKKTRDKWVEQPSGVYPALHWVDYSDKDRGITLINKGLPSHEIRDGNIYLTLLRSILMLASDGIIGPAIPTPDAQEFKHYTFEYALFPHQKGWKDADSFKPAYEFNYGLSGFQLPVEKRRKGSLPYRFSFVEVKPESLILVVFKKAEDSDEIILRLFETKGKKTSGVITLYKEPSAVKTVNLLEVEEGDIKHRGRRIVLQVKPFEIVSLKIKF
- a CDS encoding NIL domain-containing protein; this encodes MAKRKVMFTYPREVISEPVIYTLSRNFNLATNIRQANITGDRGWVIIEIEGQEEDIEAGIAWAISRGIQVESS
- the wtpA gene encoding tungstate ABC transporter substrate-binding protein WtpA: MKKRFSVVVLCLAASLALSLAVGCTRQPADEPELSGTLHVFHAGSLAAPFDEITQGFNELYPDVEVLAEGAGSATTIRKVTELGKDCGVIGSADYLLIPQLMFPDYADWYIIFATNQMCIAYNDGSQYADEIDGDNWYEILQREGVTYGRSDPDQDPCGYRTLMVWQLAEEHYDVPGLYDALYQAEGDLMRPKSVDLIALLESGDLDYAFEYTSVAAEQGLEYVELPSEINLSDETYSEFYDTAVVEIAGTEPGTTIEQRGTAIVYGVTIPTGSPEYDLGLAWIDYLLSDAGVAVMEAYGQPAVVPAQTNDAGKVPELLRIYLD